The Gemmatimonadaceae bacterium genome includes the window CGGCCAAGCGTGAACGCGCGTCGGCCGCGGGACCCAAGGCGGTGCAGAAACGCGCGGCCGAGGAACGCGAGCGCTCGGGCGAACGCCACACCGCGCACGAGACGAGCCGGTTCCTGCGCGGCGACCGGATCGATCCGCGGCGCATCGACGGAAGCGAGCGCGTCGCCGATCTGATCGACGGGACCTTTCTCGCATACAACGCGGCGCGCCTGCGCGAGGGCTGTCAGCTCTTCACCCAGAAAATGCTCGATGCCGATGTCACGGTTGGGATGACGCTCACCGGTGCGTTGACACCGGCGGGATTGGGCATGGCGGCGGTGATTCCGCTCATCGAAAGCGGCTTCGTGGACTGGATCATCTCGACCGGCGCGAATCTGTATCACGACACGCATTTCGGTCTCGGCCTGGCGATGCATCGCGGGAACGCGCAGGAATCGGACGTCGTGCTGCGCGAGGAGGGCGTCGTTCGGATCTACGACATCTTCTTCGACTACGATGTGCTGCTTTCGACGGACGCATTTTTTCGCACGATCATCCAAGGGAAAGAGTTTCAGCGTTCGATGTCGAGCGCCGAGTTTCACAATCTCTGCGGCAAATACGTGCGCGAGCGCGAGAAGGCGTTAGGCATCGGCCAGAAGTCGCTGCTCTCGGCGGCGTATGCGGCCGGCGTGCCGATTTACACGTCGTCGCCCGGTGATTCATCGATCGGGATGAACATTGCGGCGCTCGCACTCGATGGGAATCGATGCATGATCGACCCGAATCTCGACGTCAACGAGACGGCGTCGATCGTGCTCGATGCCAAACGCGGCGGAAAGAAGGCTCGAGGCGGGCGCTCGGCGGTGCTGATCTGCGGCGGAGGCAGTCCGAAGAACTTCATGCTCCAGACCGAGCCACAAATTCAGGAGGTGCTCGGCATCGACGAGAAGGGGCACGACTACTTCCTGCAGATCACCGATGCGCGCCCCGACACGGGTGGTCTCTCGGGAGCGACGCCGGCCGAAGCAGTGAGTTGGGGGAAGATCGACCCCGATCGCCTCCCGGATGCTGTGGTGTGTTATCTGGATTCGACGGTTGCTCTGCCGCTACTCACGGCGTACGCCCACGCGCGCCACGCGCCCCGGCCACTCAAGCGCTTGTTCGCTCGTCGCGTGGAGATGCTCGATCGCCTAACGAAGGAGTATCGGCGCGCTGGTCACGGGCCGGCCGACGCGGAACACACGGAAGCAATGCTGCCGATGCATCGGTAGGGCAGGGGGCAGAGAGTAGAGGGCAGAGGGCAGAGGGCAGAGGGCAGAGAGTAGAGAGTAGAGAGTTGTGGGGCAGAGAGTTGTGGGCAGAGGTTCACGCTGCTCTCTACCCTCGACCCTCTTCGCTCGACCCTCGACCCTCGACCCTCGACCCTCTTCGCACCGCGCGCACGAAATTCATGCGCGCATACTCGCCTCCCGATGCAATCGCGACGGTTTCATCGCCACCCAGGAGACGGCGCAGAATCGCACGATCACTCCAGCCTGCGGCCTGTTTTGTCTTGATGGCAGCGATCGCGTCTTCGAGGTAGCTGATTTTCGCCGCCAGAGCGGCGACCGGATCGCGCACCGGGCCGCGGTGCGCGTCGAACACGCGCTCCGGCGAAAGAGCGAGCACCGCACGCAAGCTCTCGACGATCTGATACGGGTCCTCGTTCTCGTGCATGAGCGTTGCCCGAACGCCGAGCCAGAGATCGCCGGAGAACACGGTGGCGCGCGCCGGATCCCAGATGATCTGATGATCTGCGCTGTGACCGGGCGTGTGGACGAACTCGAGCGGCACTTCGGAGACGAATGCTCGCGGCGCCGATGTCAGACGCGGCGTTGTTCCCCAGACCGCGCGCCGATAGAGACGAATCGCCGCCGAATCGCGAAGACGATCGAGGGTAAGCGCGTGCATCGCGAGAGGAATGCCCCGTCCTGCCAGGAGCTCCGCGTTGCCCGCGTGATCCTCGTGGTAGTGTGTGAGCATGGCGCCGATGATCGGCCGCTCATCGAGAAATTCGGCCAGCGCCCGCTGCGCAAGCGGGAATCCGCTGTCCACGAGAACGCCATGGACGAGGTAGGCGCTGACGTCCATTCCCGCGAGCCGGCTACCCCAACTCGCGAGGCGGATGCGTTCCACGTCGCCAAAGCGCTCGATCTCGATCATCCGTCGAAGCTAGCCGGAGAATAGCGACGCCGGCGCGGCGCAGGACGACGGGTCCGTCATTTGCGGAAGTGTCTGGCCAGGCGTACGTTGCGGTGAGGCGCCCGGCCTGATGGTCGGGCGCTCCATTTTGTTGTACTGGACCCGACACGCACATGATCGAGGCACTCAAGCAGAAGCTTGGCGAGGAAGTGGAGAAGTTGCAGTACGAGCTCAACGTCACCCTGCCGGGGGAGATTCGGCGCGCAGTGGAGCTTGGCGACCTGCGCGAGAATTCGGAGTACAAAGCGGCGCTCGAGCGACAGCAGTTCGTACAGGCGCGACTCGGTCAGCTTCGCCAGCGGTTGAGTAAGCTCTCGCAGATCGATCCGTCGCAGATTCCGAAGGATCGAGTCGGGCTCGGCTCCAGGGTGATCGTCGAGGATCAGCGGACGAAGACGCGGGAGACGTACTATCTCGTCTTCGGCGATGCGCTCGAATTCGAGGAAGGCCACGTCACGATGGCGTCGCCGATTGGGCGTGCACTGCTGGGAAAGGCGGTCGGCGAAGTGACGCAGCTGCGGCTGCCGACGGTGGTGCGAACGCTCAAGGTCGTGAATCTCACGACCATCCATCAGGCGACGCCGAATGATCTGTGATCGTGATTGGTGATTGGTGATTGGTGGTTACCAATGACCAACAGCCAACGACCGATCCGTCGACTAGCTCATCGCGAGCGGCGGCGGCTGAGCGTAAAAGCCCACGGCACGACTCTGTGTTCACCATCGCCAAGCGCCACGCCGGTGGTGCTGATGGCGGCGGCCGTGGGTCGCAGCCGCACGGACGAGAGGACGAGATACTGCGCGCCAAAGTGCGCGGTCAATGTGCGCAGCGCGTTGGCGTCGACATCGAGTGAGCGCGGCTCGAGGTATTCGGCTGCGGTGAACGTGGTAATGGGAACCGCGTGTCGCCCGGTGTAGAGATACACCACGCCCTCGTCGTGGTCCGTCGCGATCACGGCGCTCGTATCCGTTTGCGAACGAATCCATTCCAGTTTCGGCGCGATCCAGCGCCCGCTCAAGTCTTCCGTGGTCGCCCACCAGCGCCGTTGGTAGCCGCGCACGTTGTACCCGATGAGGCCAGCGACGAGGACGAAGGCCGCGATCCCTCCGGCCAGGCGCATCGCAAGGCGCATCTTTGGTCGATTCCATGCAACGGTAGGCAATCGGCTCTCGAGCAGCGTCTGCGCGCCTAACGCGAGCACCAGCATGATCAACACCCATATGCCGAGCAGGAAACGAACCGGCGCGAAGGGCCAGATGGCGACGATCGCGAGGTAGCCGGCAATGAAGCCGAGCGTGACCGGTGCTCGCCGACTCAACCTCGCAACGCCTGGAATCGCGAACAGCAGCACGCAGATCGACGCGATAACGTCGGGCAGCGGATTCGTCGGCGGACGAAATCGGTGCGCGATGTGGCCGAACATGTCGGGAAGATTGCGGCGCAACGTCTCGAGCACGATTCCGGGGCCGCCGTCTCTGATGCCATCTTCAAACCATGCGAAGTACGAGCCATAGTCTCCGCGCATCAATGGCGGGAAGGCGTCGTGCGCCGAGACCCAGAGCAACCATGGCAACACCACGATCGTTGCCGCGGCGACAGTCAGCGCGCTCTCGCGCCACCGTCGGCGGATTGCGTAGACGAGCGCCACCGCGCCAACCAGCGCGATCGCCTGGGACCGGACGAGGAAAAGCAGACCCGCGCCTACGCCGAGCCAGAGCGCTCCGCGTGGATCGGGTCGGTCTTCATTGACTCTACGCTCGGCCCACAGGAGGAACGGCAGCACGAGCGCGAGGAACATCATTTCCGAGAGCAGCATGCTGCTCAGGTAGAGCGTGGGCGTCGTCGCGGTTCCGGCGACGGTGGCAGCGACGGCGAAGCCAATGCTCAGAGCAAGACGCTCGCGCGCGAGTTTGTACGCAAATGCCGCGACGACCCCGAGAAAGAGCGCATTCGCAACTTTGAATAGAACGAGATTCGACGGAAACGACGGCCCGATCCGCCACAGCGCCGCGAGAAGAAGTGGATAGCCAGGCGGGTAATGCGTCGCGAACGGCGCGCCCGGCAGGTTGAGATTCCGGTACCCATGTCCTGTGGCGAGCGACTTCCCGAGAATGACGTAAAACGCGTCGTCGTAGAAACCACCTATCGGCAACGTGTCGACGGCGTACAACCCGGCGGCGACGGCAATCGCCGCGACGACGAGCGGAAGGTGTGACTCCGAGAAGCGCCAGCGCACGCGCGACTCGGTCGTGGCCGACTCGTTGGGCGGTACATCGAGGGCGGGAAGAGACATCGATACCAGGGAGAGGCTCCGCCTCTCGACGCCTGTCTTGCCCGATAGGCAACCTACGGCTCGATGGTGAAGACGCGCCCTACGTCCCGAGCGTAGGCCTCGATCGCCTTCGCGATATCTCGGTCATTCCAGCCGAGCAGCTCCCCCACACCGCGAGCGACGCGCTCGCCGCTGGCCGTTCCATGATCGCGCGTCTCGAATGCGAGATGCGTGCGGCGAAGCAGGAGGTCGGCGAGCGTGTACGCCATCTCGTGTCGCACTCCGTAACGCATTTCGCCGATCGTGTATGGCAAGCCAGCGAGGCGCTCCGAGCCGCCGGGCGCGGCGATCTCGTCGGCGACAGCGGACCAACGACTGCCATACGAATGCACGAGATGATTCGCCAGCTCGTTATCGGCGGTCGCACGCTCCGCGGCCGCGATTGCTTCGTCGATGTAGGCGAGATCGCCACCCGGGAGCCGAGCGTTCTTCGTCGGTGGACGGCGCGTGACGCCCTTGCCCAAGCGTTCGGCGACGACATCCACGACTTCGGCGGCCATGATGCGGTACGTCGTCAGCTTGCCGCCGGTGATGCTGACGACGCCGTTCGCGCTGCTCGAGATCGCATGTTCGCGGGAGGCATCGCTCGGATCGGCCTTTTCGGCACCCGTGGCAATCAGCGGTCGAATGCCTGCCCAGGCGCTCATGACGTCGGCATTCGTCAGGCGTGCGGCGGGAAAGAAGGCGTTCGCCGCCTCGAGGAGATAGGCGACATCTCGCTCGCTGGCGCGGACTTCATCCGGGTGGGCGTCGGTGAACGTGTCCGTCGTGCCGATAACCGTTAGGCGACCAGACGGCAAAATGAACATGACCCGTCCGTCGTTAGGCGCGAGCAGTGTCAGCGCGCCATGGTTACCGACGCGCTCGCGGCCGACGGCGACGTGTACGCCCTTGCTGCCGCGCACCTCGGTGCGTCGTGGAGGGCGCTCCTCACCGAGATGGTGCAACTCGTCGCTCCACGGGCCCGTCGCATTGACGACGACCTTGGCGCGCACGTCCAGGTGCGTGTCGCCGATCGTGTCGTGCACCCGGGCGCCTCGCTGCGCTTCGGTGTGGACGAGCAATTCGGTGACGCGCGCGTGGTTGAGGACGACGGCACCCGCTTCGCGGGCGCCGATGGCATTGGCGAGCGTTAGGCGCGTGTCGTTCGTGGAGGCGTCGAAATAGCGCGCACCGCCGAGGAGCCCGTCGCGCCTCAGTGTTGGCTCGCGCGCCGCGATCTGACGGATACTGAGGCGACGATGCGAGCCGACGTTACGAAAGAGGGCCAGTGCATCGTACAGCGTGAGACCGGCGTTGAGCTTCCATTGCGGCACTCGCGCTCCGGCGTATACGGGCCAGAGGAATTCGAGTGGTCGGACGAGGTGAGGGGCCAGGCGCAGGAGTCGACGACGCTCGCCGCTGGCTTCGAAGACGAGATGGAGCAACCCATGCTCGAGATATCGCAGTCCGCCGTGCACGAGCCTCGACGAGCGGCTCGACGTGCCGCTTGCGAAATCGTCTTTTTCCACGAGCGCGACACGGAGGCTACGCAGTGCAGCGTCGCGCGCGATGCCGCATCCGGTGATGCCGCCACCAACGACGAGGAGATCGAATTCATCCCGCGCGAGCGCCGCGAGCTGCTGGCGTCGCGCTTCCGTCGGCGACAGCTCGCGCGAGGCGGTGACAGTCGTCAGATCGTCCTCCGGGTCAGCGGGCTACGTCGAGCGGGCGCATCATCACGAAGCTACCAGAGCCTAGTGACATCTTCCAACGACACCTAACTTCCCAGCATGGCAACGCTCGGAACGAACGGACGCCGCGTCGCGGTCGTGGCCGGTGTGCGCACGCCGTTCGCGAAGGCAGGCACGGCGCTCAAGGATTTCACCGCGATCGAGCTCGGGAAGTTCGCCGTCGCGGAGCTCATCCAGCGCACAAACCTCGACGGGAAGAACGTCGACGCGGTGGTGTATGGGACGGTCGTGCCGTCGGTGATCGCACCGAACATCGCGCGTGAAATCGCGCTCATGCCGATGCTGCCGAAGGGCACCGAAGCGTATTCCGTGAGCCGGGCCTGCGCGTCGGCAAACCAGGCGATCACCGACGCCGCCGATCAGATCGTGCTCGGCCATCACGACGTCGTCATCGCGGGCGGCGCGGAATCGCTGTCGAACGTCCCGATTCTGCACTCGCGCGGGATGTCGGAGAAGCTCGTGGCGCTCAATCGCGCGAAGAGTCCCGCGCAAAAACTCAAGATCCTCGGTTCGTTCCGGCCGAAGGACCTCGTCCCGATCACGCCGGCGATCGCGGAACCGACGACCGGCGAGTCGATGGGCGAGTCGGCCGAGAAGATGGCGAAGATCAACCACATCACTCGTGAGGCGCAGGACGAGTTCGCGCTGCGGTCACACGAGCTTGCCGCGGCGGGAACGCGCGACTGCCGCCTAACGGCTGAGATCGTGCCGGCGTACGTGCCGCCGAAATTCGAGAAAGTGCTCATCTCGGACAACGGCATTCGCAGCGACTCGTCGCTCGAGCAGCTCGCGGCGCTCAAACCCGTCTTCGATCGCAGATACGGGACGGTGACCGCGGGCAACTCGTCGCCGCTCACCGACGGCGCGAGCGCGGTTCTCCTCATGAGCGTCGAGCGAGCAAAGTCGTTAGGTTACGAGCCGCTCGCGTATATACGATCCTACGCGTACGCGGCACTGGATCCTGGCGAGCAGTTGCTCATGGGGCCGGTGCTCGCGGCACCTGTCGCCCTGAAGCGGGCCGGCCTGACGCTGGCCGACATGGACCTGGTCGAGATGCACGAGGCGTTCGCGGCCCAGGTGCTGAGCAATCTGAAGGGATTCGTGTCGTCGGACTGGGCTCGGCGCGCCGGCTTCACGACGCCGGTTGGCGAAGTCGATCCGGACCGACTGAACGTGATGGGCGGCTCGATCTCGATCGGTCACCCATTCGGCGCCACCGGAGGCCGCATCCTAACGACGCTCGTCGATGAGCTGCGACGTCGCGACGGGCAGTTCGGCCTCATGACGGTGTGCGCGGCCGGCGGGATGGGACACGCGATGGTCGTGGAGCGGAAATAGAGCATGCCATCGCTGACCGTTACGCGCGATTCCAACGTCGCCGTCCTCTCACTCGACGTCCCGGACGCACCCGTCAATACGCTCAGCCTGGCGCTTGCCGAGGAGTTGCGGAAGGTGTTCGATGATCTCGAGCGCGATTCGTCGGTTGGCGCCGCCGTACTGATCTCGGGGAAGAGTGACAACTTCATTGCCGGCGCGGATATCGAGCAGTTTCTCGAATTCAAAACCGCAGAAGAGGCCGAGCAGGCGAGCTACACTGGTCAGAAGCTGCTCTCGCGCCTCGAGCGTCTGCGTGTTCCCGTCGTCGCCGCGATCCACGGCGCGTGTCTTGGCGGAGGCCTCGAGACCGCTCTTGCCTGCGCGTGGCGTATCGCTACCGAGCATCCGAAGACGGTGCTGGGTCTCCCCGAAGTGCAGCTGGGGCTCATCCCTGGCACGGGCGGCACGCAGAGGCTGCCGCGTCACATCGGCCTGCCTAACGCGCTCGACATGATTCTGCGCGGCCGCAATATCCGCCCGAAGAAAGCGCTCCAGATGGGCCTCGTCGACGACGTGGTCCATCCGGCCATCCTGCGCGACGTCGCGGTGCAGCGCGCACGGGAGCTTGCGGCGGGCACGCGTCAACGATCGCTGGGTCGTAGCGATCGCGGCGCTGAAGGGTTGCTCATCGAGCGCAATCGTCTCGGGCGATCGCTGGTGTTCAAGAAGGCGCGCCAGAGCGTGATGGCGCAGACGCACGGGCAATATCCGGCGCCCCTTGCCGCACTCGACGTCGTCCGCATCGGCTACGAGCGCGGCATCGACGCCGGTTTCCGGGAAGAGTCGCACCGCTTTGGCGAGCTGGCGATGACGGACGTTTCGCGTCAACTCATCTTTCTCTTTTTCGCGACGAACTCGCTGAAAAAGGACACCGGCGTCGCGGCGCCGGTCCCGACCGCTCATGTCGTGGACAAGCTCGGCGTGCTCGGCGCCGGCTTCATGGGCGCGGGCATCACCTCCGTTGCTGTCCAGCAAGGGACGCTCGTCAGGCTCAAGGACACCGATACCGCGCGCATCGGCAAGGGACTCGCCGCCGTGCGCGAGGTCGTGCGCGAGCGGTACACGAAGCGTCAGATCACCCGCCAGCAATTCGACGACATGATGGCGCTGACGGGCGGAACGACGGAA containing:
- the speY gene encoding deoxyhypusine synthase, with the protein product MARKKDDSSARGNGRERGGFKASRHGTAKRERASAAGPKAVQKRAAEERERSGERHTAHETSRFLRGDRIDPRRIDGSERVADLIDGTFLAYNAARLREGCQLFTQKMLDADVTVGMTLTGALTPAGLGMAAVIPLIESGFVDWIISTGANLYHDTHFGLGLAMHRGNAQESDVVLREEGVVRIYDIFFDYDVLLSTDAFFRTIIQGKEFQRSMSSAEFHNLCGKYVREREKALGIGQKSLLSAAYAAGVPIYTSSPGDSSIGMNIAALALDGNRCMIDPNLDVNETASIVLDAKRGGKKARGGRSAVLICGGGSPKNFMLQTEPQIQEVLGIDEKGHDYFLQITDARPDTGGLSGATPAEAVSWGKIDPDRLPDAVVCYLDSTVALPLLTAYAHARHAPRPLKRLFARRVEMLDRLTKEYRRAGHGPADAEHTEAMLPMHR
- a CDS encoding MBL fold metallo-hydrolase is translated as MIEIERFGDVERIRLASWGSRLAGMDVSAYLVHGVLVDSGFPLAQRALAEFLDERPIIGAMLTHYHEDHAGNAELLAGRGIPLAMHALTLDRLRDSAAIRLYRRAVWGTTPRLTSAPRAFVSEVPLEFVHTPGHSADHQIIWDPARATVFSGDLWLGVRATLMHENEDPYQIVESLRAVLALSPERVFDAHRGPVRDPVAALAAKISYLEDAIAAIKTKQAAGWSDRAILRRLLGGDETVAIASGGEYARMNFVRAVRRGSRVEGRGSSEEGRG
- a CDS encoding GreA/GreB family elongation factor produces the protein MIEALKQKLGEEVEKLQYELNVTLPGEIRRAVELGDLRENSEYKAALERQQFVQARLGQLRQRLSKLSQIDPSQIPKDRVGLGSRVIVEDQRTKTRETYYLVFGDALEFEEGHVTMASPIGRALLGKAVGEVTQLRLPTVVRTLKVVNLTTIHQATPNDL
- the glpD gene encoding glycerol-3-phosphate dehydrogenase; protein product: MTTVTASRELSPTEARRQQLAALARDEFDLLVVGGGITGCGIARDAALRSLRVALVEKDDFASGTSSRSSRLVHGGLRYLEHGLLHLVFEASGERRRLLRLAPHLVRPLEFLWPVYAGARVPQWKLNAGLTLYDALALFRNVGSHRRLSIRQIAAREPTLRRDGLLGGARYFDASTNDTRLTLANAIGAREAGAVVLNHARVTELLVHTEAQRGARVHDTIGDTHLDVRAKVVVNATGPWSDELHHLGEERPPRRTEVRGSKGVHVAVGRERVGNHGALTLLAPNDGRVMFILPSGRLTVIGTTDTFTDAHPDEVRASERDVAYLLEAANAFFPAARLTNADVMSAWAGIRPLIATGAEKADPSDASREHAISSSANGVVSITGGKLTTYRIMAAEVVDVVAERLGKGVTRRPPTKNARLPGGDLAYIDEAIAAAERATADNELANHLVHSYGSRWSAVADEIAAPGGSERLAGLPYTIGEMRYGVRHEMAYTLADLLLRRTHLAFETRDHGTASGERVARGVGELLGWNDRDIAKAIEAYARDVGRVFTIEP
- the fadI gene encoding acetyl-CoA C-acyltransferase FadI, translated to MATLGTNGRRVAVVAGVRTPFAKAGTALKDFTAIELGKFAVAELIQRTNLDGKNVDAVVYGTVVPSVIAPNIAREIALMPMLPKGTEAYSVSRACASANQAITDAADQIVLGHHDVVIAGGAESLSNVPILHSRGMSEKLVALNRAKSPAQKLKILGSFRPKDLVPITPAIAEPTTGESMGESAEKMAKINHITREAQDEFALRSHELAAAGTRDCRLTAEIVPAYVPPKFEKVLISDNGIRSDSSLEQLAALKPVFDRRYGTVTAGNSSPLTDGASAVLLMSVERAKSLGYEPLAYIRSYAYAALDPGEQLLMGPVLAAPVALKRAGLTLADMDLVEMHEAFAAQVLSNLKGFVSSDWARRAGFTTPVGEVDPDRLNVMGGSISIGHPFGATGGRILTTLVDELRRRDGQFGLMTVCAAGGMGHAMVVERK
- the fadJ gene encoding fatty acid oxidation complex subunit alpha FadJ, whose amino-acid sequence is MPSLTVTRDSNVAVLSLDVPDAPVNTLSLALAEELRKVFDDLERDSSVGAAVLISGKSDNFIAGADIEQFLEFKTAEEAEQASYTGQKLLSRLERLRVPVVAAIHGACLGGGLETALACAWRIATEHPKTVLGLPEVQLGLIPGTGGTQRLPRHIGLPNALDMILRGRNIRPKKALQMGLVDDVVHPAILRDVAVQRARELAAGTRQRSLGRSDRGAEGLLIERNRLGRSLVFKKARQSVMAQTHGQYPAPLAALDVVRIGYERGIDAGFREESHRFGELAMTDVSRQLIFLFFATNSLKKDTGVAAPVPTAHVVDKLGVLGAGFMGAGITSVAVQQGTLVRLKDTDTARIGKGLAAVREVVRERYTKRQITRQQFDDMMALTGGTTEYTGFGNVDLVIEAVFEDLDLKHRVLREVEPLMPADAIYASNTSTIPISRIAEASKRPEHVLGMHFFSPVPKMPLLEVIATSRTTKEATVTAVAYGKQLGKTVIVVNDGPGFYTTRTLSAYMNEAGRLLDEGAAIDAIDKALVDFGFPVGPITLLDEVGIDVGGKVGLVLADALGIRMTPSEAMRRVVTAGRMGRKGRSGFYKYDDKGKKGEVDNSIYQIIGAGARASAGQHVTIPPDEIVRRCVLAMVNEAALCLQEGILRNVRDGDVGAVFGIGFPPFRGGPFRYVDTLGAATIVRQLQELNNRYPPRFVPADVLVELSKTSGAFYPTEGRPVA